In the Euphorbia lathyris chromosome 5, ddEupLath1.1, whole genome shotgun sequence genome, one interval contains:
- the LOC136229254 gene encoding receptor-like serine/threonine-protein kinase ALE2 has translation MMPSFTPLPLLCLLTFVFTCLGHPLQHIHLSHSLQTNLRLSMKEIVEGHVRLISMGVPFVHAQPPRIHVVKPSSGPSAMPALPPAHPVSVSGPAHAPLPRRRGHHPHHHRVKPMVVAPSPTETEDQGCDQVCTEPLTATPFGSPCGCVFPMKVRLLLDVAPYAIFPVMNQLEIEVAAGTYFEQSQVKIMGASADSENQGKTVVDINLVPLGEKFDNTTAILTYDRFWHKKVPLNETLFGDYAVISISYPGIPSSPPYPNYMGSSPSGSTGGLPITANFVSKSQKMNFRTIAIIALSAFVVLLVFIGAVFILIRWKRFGRPSSAVGPGFASSINKRSGIGSFLSSSMASSTSMSLTSTMATVMLSVKTFPYAELEKATEKFSSKRLLGEGGFGRVYCGTMENGTEVAVKLLTRRDNQNGDRDFIAEVEMLSRLHHRNLVKLIGICIEGRTRCLVYEVVYNGSVESHLHGLDKSQGPLDWDARLKIALGAARGLAYLHEDSNPRVIHRDFKASNVLLEDDFTPKVSDFGLAREATEGSNHVSTRVMGTFGYVAPEYAMTGHLLVKSDVYSYGVVLLELLSGRKPVDMSQPPGQENLVTWARPLLTSREGLEQLVDPALAGTYDFDDMAKVAAIASMCVHPEVTNRPFMGEVVQALKLIYNDSDETCGDYCSQKESSVLESDFKCDLAPSDSSWWNAGGMSPRLTYGNASSFITMDYSSGPLEDMENRQFSASSLGGDRSLAIRQGNRSGPLRTVRSKPAFYRLRGSMSEHGGLLARRMWNDGYWV, from the exons ATGATGCCGTCCTTCACGCCGTTGCCTCTTCTTTGCTTGCTTACCTTTGTTTTTACTTGTTTAG GACATCCTTTACAGCATATACATCTGTCTCATTCTTTGCAGACAAATTTGCGGTTATCTATGAAGGAAATTGTAGAGGGACATG TAAGATTGATTTCAATGGGCGTGCCATTTGTCCACGCCCAACCACCGCGAATACATGTGGTTAAGCCTTCTTCTGGCCCTTCTGCCATGCCTGCACTCCCTCCAGCTCATCCAG TATCGGTTTCTGGACCTGCTCATGCTCCTTTGCCAAGACGTCGTGGCCATCATCCTCATCATCACCGCGTGAAACCCATGGTGGTTGCTCCATCACCCACAGAAACAGAAGATCAAG GTTGTGATCAAGTTTGCACTGAGCCACTCACTGCAACTCCCTTTGGTTCACCTTGTGGTTGTGTTTTTCCTATGAAAGTCAGGCTTCTTTTGGATGTGGCTCCTTATGCTATTTTTCCTGTAATGAATCAGCTAGAGATAGAGGTTGCAGCTGGCACATACTTCGAGCAGAGTCAAGTGAAAATAATGGGTGCTAGTGCTGATAGTGAAAATCAAGGGAAAACTGTAGTGGACATAAACTTGGTTCCACTAGGGGAGAAGTTTGATAATACTACCGCAATACTAACCTATGACCGATTTTGGCATAAGAAGGTGCCTCTTAATGAGACTCTTTTTGGCGATTATGCAGTGATATCTATTAGTTATCCAG GGATTCCTTCTTCACCACCTTACCCAAATTACATGGGAAGTAGTCCAAGTGGAAGTACAGGAGGTCTCCCTATAACTGCAAATTTTGTGAGCAAGAGCCAGAAGATGAATTTTAGAACCATTGCTATAATTGCTTTATCAGCATTTGTTGTCTTACTGGTTTTCATTGGGGCAGTCTTCATTTTAATAAGATGGAAAAGGTTTGGAAGACCATCAAGTGCCGTTGGTCCTGGATTTGCATCATCTATAAACAAAAGATCTG GCATTGGATCTTTCTTGTCAAGTAGCATGGCAAGCTCAACATCAATGTCCCTCACGTCAACCATGGCTACTGTTATGCTTTCTGTCAAAACGTTTCCATATGCTGAGCTTGAGAAGGCAACAGAAAAGTTCAGTTCAAAGAGACTTTTGGGCGAAGGGGGATTTGGACGTGTCTATTGTGGGACTATGGAGAATGGAACTGAGGTTGCAGTTAAACTGCTTACACGACGAGACAATCAGAATGGAGACCGTGACTTTATTGCAGAAGTTGAGATGTTAAGTCGATTACATCATCGCAACCTTGTGAAATTGATCGGTATATGCATAGAAGGACGGACGCGATGCTTGGTCTATGAAGTTGTTTACAATGGCAGTGTGGAATCCCACTTGCATG GCTTGGACAAGAGTCAGGGACCTCTGGACTGGGATGCACGGTTGAAGATTGCACTTGGAGCTGCTAGAGGATTGGCTTATCTCCATGAAGATTCTAATCCTCGTGTAATTCATCGGGATTTTAAGGCTAGTAATGTCTTACTTGAAGATGACTTCACCCCCAAGGTCTCTGATTTTGGCCTGGCAAGGGAAGCAACTGAAGGAAGTAATCATGTTTCCACTCGGGTCATGGGGACTTTTGG CTATGTTGCGCCTGAATATGCTATGACAGGGCATCTACTTGTCAAGAGCGATGTTTATAGTTATGGGGTTGTGTTGCTTGAGCTTCTATCTGGAAGGAAACCTGTAGACATGTCCCAACCTCCGGGACAGGAAAATTTAGTGACTTGGGCACGTCCACTGCTAACCAGTAGAGAAGGATTGGAGCAATTGGTGGATCCTGCCTTGGCAGGAACCTACGACTTTGATGACATGGCTAAAGTGGCTGCCATTGCTTCAATGTGTGTTCATCCAGAGGTAACTAACAGACCTTTTATGGGTGAAGTTGTTCAGGCCCTAAAGCTTATATACAATGACAGTGACGAAACTTGTGGAGACTACTGTAGTCAAAAGGAGTCTTCTGTTCTGGAATCGGATTTTAAATGTGATCTGGCTCCTTCTGATAGTAGTTGGTGGAATGCGGGTGGGATGTCCCCTCGGTTAACTTATGGGAATGCTTCTTCATTCATTACGATGGACTACAGTTCAGGTCCGCTTGAAGATATGGAAAATAGACAATTTTCAGCTTCAAGTTTAGGTGGTGACCGGTCTTTAGCGATTAGGCAGGGGAACAGATCAGGTCCATTGAGAACAGTACGGAGCAAACCGGCATTTTATAGATTAAGAGGTAGCATGAGTGAGCATGGGGGGCTACTAGCAAGGCGAATGTGGAATGATGGATATTGGGTATGA
- the LOC136229633 gene encoding WD repeat-containing protein WDS homolog isoform X2, protein MESSVTLIGPKGLIKRHEFIRVIIQSLYSLGYRKSASSVESESGISYKSADFELLESQIAEGNWNGCIDTLNGIKELEDETRASVLFLMFKQCLLECLSCGNDSMALSVLRKQVPTLRLGKENICNLAYSLLYLKDMEPSKIDDNAIFELRKRLLTELEQLLPPPIVLPERRLEHLVETALTAQIDSCIYHNSMEAVSVYEDHCCSRQQLPTETIQILTEHENEVWFVQFSNNGNYLASSSSDCTAIIWEVLEDGRLTFKRTLRSHQNPVSFVAWSPDDTKLLTCGNGEVLKLWDVETVPIPKRASACGTVMGMK, encoded by the exons ATGGAGAGTTCAGTTACATTGATTGGACCAAAGGGACTGATTAAACGGCATGAATTTATAAGGGTTATAATTCAGAGCCTCTATTCATTGGGTTATAGAAAGTCTGCttcttctgtggagtcagaatCAGGAATTTCATACAAGTCTGCGGATTTTGAGTTGCTGGAGTCACAAATAGCTGAAGGAAATTGGAATGGCTGCATAGATACACTTAACGGGATAAAGGAGTTGGAGGATGAAACTCGGGCTTCTGTTTTGTTTCTTATGTTCAAGCAATGTTTGTTGGAGTGTTTGAGTTGTGGGAATGATTCTATGGCGTTGTCTGTCTTGCGGAAACAGGTTCCGACTTTAAGATTAGGCAAAGAGAACATATGTAATCTTGCTTATAGTTTACTTTACTTGAAGGATATGGAACCGAGTAAAATAGATGATAATGCCATTTTTGAATTGCGAAAAAGGTTATTGACAGAGTTGGAACAACTGCTTCCTCCTCCAATTGTACTCCCTGAAAGAAGGTTGGAACATCTGGTTGAAACTGCTCTTACAGCTCAAATTGATTCGTGCATATATCACAATTCAATGGAGGCAGTTTCAGTTTACGAGGATCACTGCTGTTCGAGACAACAGCTTCCTACAGAGACCATCCAG ATTCTGACTGAGCATGAAAATGAAGTGTGGTTTGTACAGTTCTCTAATAATGGGAATTATTTGGCCTCTTCATCAAGTGATTGCACAGCCATCATATGGGAG GTACTCGAAGATGGGAGGCTGACATTTAAACGCACATTGCGAAGCCATCAAAACCCAGTATCTTTTGTGGCATGGAGCCCCGATGATACAAAGTTGCTAACATGCGGAAATGGGGAAGTTCTGAAGCTGTGGGATGTGGAAACAG TTCCGATCCCGAAAAGGGCATCTGCATGTGGGACTGTGATGGGCATGAAATAA
- the LOC136229633 gene encoding WD repeat-containing protein WDS homolog isoform X1 encodes MESSVTLIGPKGLIKRHEFIRVIIQSLYSLGYRKSASSVESESGISYKSADFELLESQIAEGNWNGCIDTLNGIKELEDETRASVLFLMFKQCLLECLSCGNDSMALSVLRKQVPTLRLGKENICNLAYSLLYLKDMEPSKIDDNAIFELRKRLLTELEQLLPPPIVLPERRLEHLVETALTAQIDSCIYHNSMEAVSVYEDHCCSRQQLPTETIQILTEHENEVWFVQFSNNGNYLASSSSDCTAIIWEVLEDGRLTFKRTLRSHQNPVSFVAWSPDDTKLLTCGNGEVLKLWDVETGTCNHTFGDHGFIVSSCAWFPDSKRFVCGSSDPEKGICMWDCDGHEIKTWRGTRMPKVLDLAVTPDGEHLISIFSEKDIRIFNLVTNAERVISEEHPITSLSVSFDSKFFIVNLNSQEIHLWDVAGKWDKALRYMGHKQHKYVIRSCFGGLDNSFIASGSENSQVYIWNRRNARPIEILSGHLMTVNCVSWNPKRHQMLASASDDHTIRIWGACQSKNIEKKLN; translated from the exons ATGGAGAGTTCAGTTACATTGATTGGACCAAAGGGACTGATTAAACGGCATGAATTTATAAGGGTTATAATTCAGAGCCTCTATTCATTGGGTTATAGAAAGTCTGCttcttctgtggagtcagaatCAGGAATTTCATACAAGTCTGCGGATTTTGAGTTGCTGGAGTCACAAATAGCTGAAGGAAATTGGAATGGCTGCATAGATACACTTAACGGGATAAAGGAGTTGGAGGATGAAACTCGGGCTTCTGTTTTGTTTCTTATGTTCAAGCAATGTTTGTTGGAGTGTTTGAGTTGTGGGAATGATTCTATGGCGTTGTCTGTCTTGCGGAAACAGGTTCCGACTTTAAGATTAGGCAAAGAGAACATATGTAATCTTGCTTATAGTTTACTTTACTTGAAGGATATGGAACCGAGTAAAATAGATGATAATGCCATTTTTGAATTGCGAAAAAGGTTATTGACAGAGTTGGAACAACTGCTTCCTCCTCCAATTGTACTCCCTGAAAGAAGGTTGGAACATCTGGTTGAAACTGCTCTTACAGCTCAAATTGATTCGTGCATATATCACAATTCAATGGAGGCAGTTTCAGTTTACGAGGATCACTGCTGTTCGAGACAACAGCTTCCTACAGAGACCATCCAG ATTCTGACTGAGCATGAAAATGAAGTGTGGTTTGTACAGTTCTCTAATAATGGGAATTATTTGGCCTCTTCATCAAGTGATTGCACAGCCATCATATGGGAG GTACTCGAAGATGGGAGGCTGACATTTAAACGCACATTGCGAAGCCATCAAAACCCAGTATCTTTTGTGGCATGGAGCCCCGATGATACAAAGTTGCTAACATGCGGAAATGGGGAAGTTCTGAAGCTGTGGGATGTGGAAACAGGTACATGCAACCATACATTTGGGGATCATGGCTTCATTGTCAGCTCATGTGCTTGGTTTCCCGACTCAAAGCGATTTGTATGTGGCAGTTCCGATCCCGAAAAGGGCATCTGCATGTGGGACTGTGATGGGCATGAAATAAAAACGTGGAGGGGTACAAGGATGCCGAAGGTTTTGGATCTTGCTGTGACACCAGATGGAGAGCATCTCATCAGCATTTTCTCCGAGAAAGACATTCGGATATTCAATTTGGTGACTAACGCTGAACGAGTGATATCGGAGGAGCACCCAATCACCTCCCTCTCAGTTTCCTTCGACAGCAAGTTCTTTATCGTCAATCTTAACAGTCAAGAGATACACTTGTGGGATGTTGCAGGAAAATGGGACAAGGCATTAAGATATATGGGCCATAAACAACACAAGTATGTCATACGTTCCTGCTTCGGGGGTCTCGATAACTCATTTATCGCCAGTGGCAGTGAGAATTCGCAG GTGTACATCTGGAATCGACGAAACGCTAGGCCAATCGAGATATTATCGGGGCATTTAATGACGGTGAACTGCGTGAGTTGGAACCCGAAAAGGCATCAAATGCTGGCATCTGCAAGTGATGATCATACGATACGGATTTGGGGAGCATGCCAATCCAAAAATATAGAGAAGAAGCTCAATTGA